One Glycine max cultivar Williams 82 chromosome 8, Glycine_max_v4.0, whole genome shotgun sequence genomic window, aaaattatattaccatgagtgcataaaaattaaattgttttaaattattaagttaaaCTAGTGGATCTTccacttttaattaattgttcaattttggtaattaattgatctttcatttaatatttaatcgaTTTTATTGACACAGTATAGTTGATTTGGAACCAAATTAATTACTAaagattttctttcttgttttttttttaaggaactaaagattttctttctaaattttaCTTGCTACTATCTAAATCAAAAAGCAAGATGcctaaattttctttctttactttcctcatgtaccaaaaacaaattaaaattttactgagttataaaaattataaattcacaGGGCCTCTTTGTCTTTGTGTAGCATTTCGGAATAGCAGTAAAGCTGTAGTCAACAATGGCCAAAGAAACATTCCCCATAGAACTAATAGTAGAAATTCTGTCATGGCTTCCCGTGAAGCCTTTGATCCGATTCAGGTGTGTTTCCAAGACTTGGAAATCCCTAATCTTCCATCCAATCATGGTTAAATTGCACCTCCAAAGGTCGTCCAAAAACCCCCACGTCCTCTTAACATTTGAGGACAACAACAGGAACAACGATAACTGTTATTCCTTCGCTGCAACCTGCTCTATACGTCGTTTACTTGAGAATCCATCATCCACTGTTGAGGATGGTTGCTACCAATTCAACGACAAGAATCACTTTGTCGTTGGTGTCTGTAATGGCTTGGTTTGCTTGCTTAATTCTCTTGATAGGGATGACTATGAGGAATACTGGGTCCGATTTTGGAACCCGGCCACAAGGACTATGTTCGAAGATTCGCCACGCTTAAGTCTCCATTGGCGCAAATATAAAACTGGGCGGAATGATTGGGTCTGTGGGTATCCTAGGTGTGGGTTTGGCTACGACGGTTTAAGTGACACTTACAAGGTGGTGATAATCCTTTCGAATGTTAAACTACAGAGAACAGAAGTGAGAGTTCACTGCGTGGGTGATACTCGTTGGAGAAAGACTTTAACTTGTCCTGTTTTCCCGTTTATGGAACAACTTGATGGAAAGTTTGTGGGTGGCACTGTTAACTGGTTAGCACTCCATATGTCGAGTTCTTATTATCGATGGGAAGATGTTAATGTTAATGAGATAGTGATTTTTTCGTATGATCTAAACACCCAGACATACAAATATTTGTTGTTGCCTGATGGTCTTTCTGAAGTCCCTCATGTTGAGCCTATTCTCGGGGTTTTGAAGGGCTGCATGTGTCTTTCTCATGAGCACAGGAGAACCCATTTTGTTGTTTGGCAAATGATGGACTTTGGAGTTGAAAAATCTTGGACTCAATTGCTGAATGTAAGTTATCAGCATCTTCAAGTTCATGACTTTCCATCTTGTCCAATGATACCATTGTGCATGACTGAAAATAATGATCTCTTTTTGCTGGCAAACAATGAAGGTGAGGAATTTGTTGTCTACAATCGGAAAGATAATAGAGTACAGTGTACTGAAGGTTTCAAGAACggcaaattttcatttttttcttatgattaTGTTCAAAGCTTGGTTTTTCCGTATCCAAATTAAGTTATCCTGCATTTGCTTATTTGAATCTATGTTTAATCATGTAAGTGGTTTCAAAACCTTGTAACTAAGTGTATTGACGGGACCAAGAGAATGAATAATTTTGGTGGTTCTTTGCTTTGATTACTTTGTCAGATGATTATATTGGCTATTGCAAATGGTTGAATGTCTTTGGTttgaatgaatttattttaatttatatttatagtagTAAGCTAGTACATGATCTTaccaaaacaaaattgattctgaaatattatattcttcggtttgtaatattttttttaaaaaaagacagttattttaattctttacttaataatattgtcatttgttctgcatttttttgttgtatGGATCGGAATACCAAAATTGTATTTGCCTTGTGTTAATATTTTCTAGATGTTTCATCCCATTTTAATTGCATTCCACCTGTTGAAGATTTAATAAAGGCTTCTTTACTATGAACTTTCCGATTAAACATCTAAACAGCAGAAAACAAGCCAAATCCATATTTTTTTCTGCAGTAAAATGGACATtcttttttaaccttttttatttccaaatatATCTGATTCAAACAGAATCTAGTAAAAAAAGTATTACTAACTTCATTCTGCTTAAACATTGAGCATCTAACGTGGCCAATATAATAGCTATAATATGTGTAACTTTCTTACCTTTCTGGTAGTGACATTGATGCAAGAGGTTGCTTGGGGTGACACAATCCACCACTATTATATCGAAATATGATGGCTTCTGTTAACCTTCATATATCACAACAATCACTTCCAAGATATCTTATCTACGATGAGACTTGAAGACAATGTCAAACAGATCTAAAGGGGGCAAACACGGGTCGAGTATCTCCTCTCGAACTTttcatgtatatattttaaaattaattagtataaaactaattttatatgtaattattataataataattaacattaattagtataaaattatataaaattaattgtattttttttaatgtttaaagtGAGAACTCATGTAAAATTAGTCATgtgtttattataataatcatttaatataaaattagttttaattttatgtgtgaaaataataaatttattaaaaattattatttattaagagttagacatttaaataattataaaagatgaaaacaaatATTCAGCTCCCCTTAatttataaggtttttttatccGTCACTAGTGTTAAAGTGTTTACAACATCTCATGAATTTTCCATCAACCAATTAAATTAGATCCCCTTAACCCCAACCCCATCTCATTCCTTAAGTTTCAGAAACTCTAGAAACAGAAACTTTGTTGTTTTCCGTGCGGCGTGCATTTGTCAATACAGAGCCAGATCAGCCTCTTCTGAGTATGgcaagaatttcaatttcatggTCATTGATTTCTGCCACATTTAACTTTAAAGACTCTCGCTTAGAGTTATAAGCCCGGTACGTTTTACTTTCACCTTGTGCATTTAGGACCCATTTGGTGACTGTGGAGCCAAAGCATTGGCCTCCATGTGGCTAGCTAGCTAGTTGAACCTGGCCATTGACCTCGTGAATAACCAGCTCATGGTCTAGGGTCTTGCATTCAAAACACATCCCTTTTGGCCAACCAAGTTCCATACACTAGCAAGATAAGAACATACATTTCTGACCCACTCAAACCACACgagttattgttttcttttgaacCATGCATTTTGGTCAATAGGGTAATGTATCTCATCTCTGAGAACAGTTCTTACAAACTAGTCATTTTCCATTGAAAAGGTATTCTGTAACttcttcactttcttttttacattcattgcttaagaaaacatatttttgattGATCATAATTTTGGTTAGGAATTTCAGATTTCAGCAATCTTAAGCTGTAGTCCTGTCTAGTATACAATGGTAAATTCTCACACCCAGGAGATATAAGCTAAGAGTCATTCCCAGTTTTAGATTGACATTGTAATAGCTTTATTGAATGTAATTTTCTGCTTTTGTGGAGAAACTTGAAATTTGCATAACTTGATATGTACCAACCAAACAGGTTGCGTCCATTGGATATAGAATGTTTAAGGAATGTAGTATCGTGAGTCCAAGTTTTAGCTCCTAATTCAAAAAGAGTTGTGTAGTGCATTTTCCAATTAACTTAGGAATttgtaaaacaaattaagagTTGTGATTTTGGTAAAGTATTACTGCTTCCAATTTTATCATGGTTTATAGTGTATCGAGTTAATGTGTGGAGGAGAACATGCATGCAATGGAATGTTTGACTTAATTTTGTGGTTATTGATGAAATACTTAACTCAGTTTGACGGAACTTCTAGGATTTTTTATAGTACCGTACTATGATTTTCTCGCTGATCCAGTAGAAGTTAATGTATGTAAAGATATCTTAAAAGTCTAAGATTTGATtgttttcatcttatttttattaaatgaaatgtgTGAATTCTGTCACGTGTAGCCCACCTCACCCGGTGAGatatatgattttgttgttgtaatGTCTAAATTCTCTAGAAAATGTTCTTGTCGTTTTTAGATGACATTGATGATGAAATTAATTTGAGTGACCATTTTCAGTTTGTATTGCTGAATAATGACATCAGCTGGTACAGTCAtgaattcaccaaaaaaaatcctaatgcAGTCATGATGGCTACTACTAAGTTAATAATGAGTTAAAGTATGAAAGATGCATATAAGAAACATGGTCTACATAAGATTATAGTATGTATCTGCTCTACCTGCTGTGATGAGAGAGTTTAtattatccttttaattttggtgttCTAGCTGACCTGTTAAGGTAGAATATTGATGTAAAGACTGATATATGTGAATTTAAAGCTAATTTTCTTTTGGCTTATCAGTGATCTGTTATGGTGAAAATTGATTTAAGAATCAGTTCTTGTTTTGATGGTGAAGATTGGGCTTAAAAACatgagttttaaaaaatcatgcatGCAATGTTTGACTAAATATATTTGCTTGCTGAAATAATTACCTCTCCTTCAAAGATATTTTATACTACtgtattgtgatttttttttctgatctaGTAGAAGATAATGTATGTAGAGATATCTGAAAAATCTAAGATATggttttaatcatattttaacaTATGTAATGCCCCATTTCTGTAGAAATTGTACATATCTTTTTATAGATGATATTGATCACAAAATTCTAGTGAGAATTTTTAGTTTGTCTATCTGAATAATGACAATATGGTGCATTCAGGATGGTTGGAACTAAGTTCGTAATGAGTTAAAATATGTGAAAATGAAACTTTCATATAAGGAAAGCATACATACAAACTTGTAGAATtcgatttttgttaaaaatgtgAGAATATTATTTGATCACCATAAATCATTATTATGAATAGTTATGGTTCTAAATTAAAGGTGGGGTGTTTTTGAcatactttttacactttcaatgattatattagaatataaaaaaatgattatatcaattttttttcaacaactaAATTATTACTGTTTTACACAGAAGGAAAGTgataatttattcaaaaatattaaattagagttgcttttatagaaaaatgcatttaataactttttaaataaatcagtgAGAGAGTTGAATTTGTTATTTAAGAGgttttgaattatattaatttctcTTTGAGTAACaactgtattatttattttattcaaaataaattattaatttcactttgagcaataaattatttttatttaatatatgatttttacatgacttaaaaaaaacatagaagCATCGcccataatataaataaaacttaagGAGCGCGTGAGTGTAacttgcttataaaaaaatgcacTTGACTTGTAAGAAGTCATGTGATGGATTGATCAGTGTGCTCATAGGTACCTTAagtttatttcatcaattttacttattttattttgttggataAACAAAATAGCATAAGCATCAATAAAAATTCGAATCCTAAACTATCTCTTCGTAAACTTAACTTTTTCtatcttaatttatatttttatcattattttaaatatttatatataatttgtccATGGTGGGCCCACTAGCAcactgaaaaattaaaatcataaaattttcattaagaaatatttaatgtttactTTATACTTTCAATTTTAAGACTCATTATGTTTACTTATAAGATTgaatttatagtattttttgcatgaattatttttagattagaaaTACCCCACATTAAAAGAGATGattattaatgataataataattttgaaaaatgttataaatttaagataaatttattcttataaactaaattaagtGATGCAAAACATTTAATATAACGCATTGAATTAATGTTTTCATATTATGTGTCCATgaatactctctctctctctctctctatatatatatatatatatatatatatataaagttttataataatttaaaatcattcattaatgtaatatttattgtttaaagAACTTTTAAGAAATGATGATGTATTAATTTTATCCTGGACGTTTCCAACTAGAACAATTGGTCTTACTATaagtttgaataaattaatgCATGATACAAAGATTTTTCACATTATAATCTAATAATAATTGAgctaaaatgttatatattaattgtgtaaattttttatatattcattcaatcacaatctattatgtatgataaatttattaattttttaaataatgatattaatgtaatttaaaatggtaatttttcttatatattaattgtgattagatgatactatatataaaattattttataatgttaaaatagacattaaactcataataatttatcatatatatatatatatatatatataaataaaattttattaatctttacaataattatatctagtcatactaatttattttatttttttaatcaagatcatatatagtaattaatagtattattttttattgattgacagTATAAAATGGTGatgcttaaaaattaaaataaaataaaactaaacaatgtttttggatcGTCATAGCATTGCTGCTAAGTATTACAAGGATTGAACTCGAAACTCGAACTAGCAATTTGTTGGTAAACTAAACAAACAAGGTTGCACATGGTAGAGCACTTGTGCTTGGAAAAAAAACtcattgataaagaaaaaaaaacaaagttttcaGTAAAGTTATTCTCAAAGAgaagttaataatttaaatcCTCTTAAATGACTACATTAATTCCCTcattaattattcaaaaattattaaatgtattTTCCTATACAATTAACTCCGATTTAaagattcagaaaaaaaaactccaatttaatgttttcttattttttagagtACCGTGTTTTACAGGTTTACTCGTATTACATCCGGTCctaataaagaaagaaatattttctTGGTCTTAGTTACAAGAAATATAGGAATACTTTTAATAGGAGTAAAATGCAGAGTGTATTTGCTCTTAGTCTTTCAAAGATTGGGTACCATAAGTTTATATAATTAGGGTTTTCTTCTCACATTGGACTCGTGTATCCTGAAATGCCTAATGCTTCTTTACTCCCTGAGGAACTCATTGCGGAAATTCTGTCATGGGTTCCGGTGAAGGCTCTCATGCAATTCAGGTGCGTTTCTAAGACTTGGAATTCCCTCATCTTACATCCTACATTCGTCAAATTGCACCTTCATAGGTCATCCAAAAACAGCCACATCCTAGTAATGTATAAGGACATTAACGCGGAGGATGATAAACTCGTTGCCTGTGTCGCACCCTGTTCGATACGTCATTTACTTGAGAACCCATCATCCACGGTTGACCATGGTTGCCACCGATTCAATGCCAATTACCTTGTCTCTGGCGTTTGCAATGGGTTGGTTTGCTTGCGTGATTCTTTTGCTGGACATGAATTTCAGGAATATTGGTTTCGATTTTGGAACCCAGCCACAAGGGTCATGTCCATAGATTCACCACCCTTGCGTCTCCATTCGtccaattataaaacaaaatggtATCATGTGAAGTGTGCTCTTGGGTATGATGATTTGAGTGAAACTTACAAGGTGGCCGTAGTCCTTTCTGATATTAAATCACAGAAAATGGAGGTGAGAGTTCACTGTTTGGGTGACACTTGTTGGAGAAAGATTTTAACTTGCCTTGATTTTCACTTTCTGCAGCAGTGCGATGGACAGTTTGTGAATGGCACCGTTAACTGGTTAGCACTTCGAAAGTTGAGTTCTGATTATATTTGGAGATAtgaattagtaattttttcgTACGATATGAAGAATGAGACATACAGATATTTGTTGAAGCCTGATGGTATGTCTGAAGTCTCTTTTCCTGAGCCTCGTCTTGGGATTTTGAAGGGTTACCTCTGTCTTTCTTGTGATCATGGGAGAACCCATTTTGTTGTTTGGCTAATGAGGGAATTTGGAGTTGAAAAATCTTGGACTCAATTGTTGAACGTAAGTTATGAGCATCTTCAACTTGATCAATTTCCATTCCCATCTACTTCAATGATACCTTTGTGCATGTCTGAAGATGAAGATGTCATGTTGCTGGCAAGCTATGGACGTAAGGAATTTGTTCTGGTTAATAAGAGAGATAACAGAATGGACGATATTGGAGGTTTCGATGGTAAATATTATTGGCCGTACTCCTATGATTATGTTCCAAGCTTGGTTTTGCCATATCGAAATTAAGCTACCTTAATTTGCTTATATgaatttatgttaaattatggAAGTGATTTCAgaacctttttcatttttaatgcaTGGACAGGACAAAGAGCGTGAATAGTTTCGGTGGTTCCTTAGTTTGATTAATTTGTTGGATTATTCTTTTAGCTATTGCTTAGGGTTTAATTTCATGGAAAATTGATTCtctctaatattttattactgGAATGGTCTTcaaaaagtttaaaacaaaatgCAGAAAAAAAAGACAGCGTTTTTAATTCCTCCCTTGATATAATCTCATTTGTTCtgtgattttcttttatatattacagAATGCTAGAATTGTGATTGTGTtacgttattattttttttttatgtgtaatcCCATTTTGATTGCATTGCACTTATTGAAATATAAGAAAGGCTTCTTTAGTCTGTTTATACAACGAACTTCCCTCTTAAACATCGATCAAATAGCAGAAAATGAGCCAAATCGattttttctatattaaaatggacattttctaactttttttttttttacttctatatAACTCATTCAAAGAGAATCTAGTAAAACAAGATCATTTTTCATCTGGGTTTTCCTTTTATCATTTTGGCtcggcttaaatatgtttttgcttCTTGATattcatcaaaattttatttttgatcctGATAAATCTTTTCTTCGTCTGTgttgtttgatattttaaaagttttatttttctgttagcTGGTGATGGTGATGTAGACCATTTTAAACCATCAATactgttttcaaattttaaattacaatttcaaaCGCTTAAAAATCACCAATTGCAAAATCaattaaaggagaaaaaaagagatCTCAAACCAGAtttggaagagagagagagagccgaAAGAAAAAGCATTGCGCATCAACCCCGCCTCCCTCCTCCGACGTTGCTCACCAACCTTGCCACACTCCATCAACATCACGCACCAACCCCACCACCCTCCTCCGATGTTGCACGCTGCCTCCACCTCCAGATCTGATTCCGCCTCCGAACACATGCACCCTTGCACCTTCAACAAAGTTGGTGCAACCCCTACCAGCATTGCCGCATGCCGCCTCACCACCTTAGCGCCCACCACaccacttgtcatccataaCTGCCCGTGCAACTGCTGACGACCCAACCTCCACCATCCACCCTCATCATAACCCATGACAAGAGCGACAACGGATTTGTATTTGAGATGTTTAACCAGAGATCGGTGTTCAAATCTAAGTGTCTTCATATCTAAGTGTTTTCAAATCTGAAATTTGACatgattttcatttcaaatccATGTTTTAGATCTCACATTCGAGCACAAGTTCACGTCGTGTgcttcctttctctttttcgtCCATCTCCTATGTTtctatgttcttttttattttcggtTGTACACTATTGTGTTCATGTTATTCCAGAGTTTTGATTGTGCATGTTCATATTTTCTTCTtagtttgatgtttgatttgaATTGAAACAACACGATGAAGGAGAAAACGAAATGGATATCAGGTCTTTTGTTCCTCCTTTGATTGATTCTAACAATTTTTAACtgtaaaaagttataattataactttaaAACGAATGCTGATGATTTTAAAATTGCAACAactcatatttttaaaaggCTAACGACTATGTCACCCGTTAACAGATAAATCCAATCggcaaggattaaaaaaaaactttttcaaatatcaagaattaaaaacaaagaaaacatttatcagcaataaaaaataaaatttggatgtATTTTAGCTAATAGCTAGCTAGAATATGGCCAACATACCGTTCTTGTATGTGAGAAGTGATATTGATGATTTAGGTTGCTTAGGGAGACCGTGACACAATCAATCACTGTTAAATCAGAATAAGAAGAACTAGTAACATTCTTTTATCATCAAGAGCTCCCTTGATTTTCCATGTGCAGTTGTGATTATAGAACCAGATTTGTCTctgaatatgaaaataaatgcaCATTTCGTGGTCATTGATTTCTGTCACATTTTTATAAAACGTACTCTCCCTTAGAGTTAGTCGTTGCACCTTGTGCATTTAGGACTTGTCACGGTTTTAAATTGCAGCCGCAACATCAAGCTATTTTGACACTTTGCAATCACATTATGACGGCAATTGTAGCCGCATCAGCCACATTTTTTCACAATTGCCCGCAATGTAAAAGGTTTTTTTGGCTCACCCCAATTTAAAATCATGGGACTCATGATTGTGGAGCCGAAGCATGCATAAAATCATTGGCCTCCTTGTGGTTAGCTAGTTGGACCTTGCGTTGGTCTCATCCATAACTAGCTTGGGGTCTAAGGTCTTGCCatcaaaatacataattttcgGCCAGCCAAACCATACGAAGATAAGAGCATAAATAGCATgggttattgttttcttttgagcCATATGCATTTTGGGCACATAGGGTATCGGAGAACATctcctttataaaaaaattgtaatatgcCATTGAAAACcctttataaaaaattcatgaCTTTTTTATTAGAGGTATTCTTCAATTTCTGAACTTTCTTTCCTACCTTAATTGCTTAAGAAATTAGTCGTGTGCTAGGTTTTGCTCCTTTCAAGTTATTCTTCAGAAGATCTGAGTGCCTATATGGAAAATATTTTGCCTAAATATACTTGAATGCACAAGGTGATTGAGCTGATTATTCTCAAGCAAATCCTCCTATACATGTATGTCTTTGCAACCACCATGGTTTTACAAACTTCAAACAACATTTTAAGAGTGATTGCAAACTTGGAAAAACTCATTGATGACAACAGTAGGTTCAGCCCTTTCTCACAGCAACATCGATTATATCATGTGTATCAGATAAAATTGCAGCTCAAGTTTAAGTGTAAAATCGTAAAGTTGATCAAATGATTACTTTTTTCCTACAAAAGACACAGGAAAATACAATGTAAAACATAGTAAGAAACTTCAATTCGACATGGATTTTTtgcatattaattatttacgAACGAAGAAATTGGTCGTGCTGTCACAAGTCCTTATATGAAGCGTATGGATTGCTCAGAATGCATTGAAGATCATATTTGTGTTggaatttttaataaacttataaaatactaaataagcaccaaaatatattacatcatattatcaagaggttttaaggaatacctggatccataatgattgatcaacAAACACAGCGGAATTTGAATCTGTAGTAATCAATGACTTCATGGTTTTTCCTCAACCGAAATCTCTTTATTCCTTAATAGGACCTTCATAACTGTTCAGATGAGGAGAAGAGAAACTATATGTGATGGCTAGGTATATTGGAGACCATAATCTTCTTATAGGGTGTTAACCTAATAGGATTCTCATTACTCTCTAATGGGCCAACACTGATATCTGCTCGTTTAAGTCCATATCATTTGATTTGGTTTTTGGTTGTCTAACAGAggctcacttaatttgatcacataaaataaaactcattaatgataaatagctaatataattgtcttataatattagtctacattaattattggaatagaaaattccaacaatcTCTTACTTGGGCTACATATTgtaacaattttatcaaaaatcctTAAGCATGCATCTGTATGTTATTTACCTTTAGACTTTCACTTTAACAACATAGTTCATCTCATGCATTAATAATGGAATCATTGCGTCTTTGTCACTACAACAAATGTAACTAAACCCCAATGACCGCCACATCAATACACTCAATGACATAGGCCAATATGGATAAGCAACATGAAAATTACATGCAATGTGATCTCATTCATGCCTATCTCTAATtggtccaaactttattctttatagagatcaatccaaacacaacataaatattacaaacaaaacaagcttataatgaaatgattaactttaactttatttttgcagaaaatccaaactacaaaatatttgtaaatcatAAGATATAGAACATAAGTAAGACAACCACTCAACTAAAGTATTATCAGGAATTACACTCATATGAGCATtgtgctcatgaaaaactttaAGTATCATACCTCTAGTAAGTAGATCAGCTAACATGAAATAAGTTCTTATATGTTGTATACAAATCTATATTTTCtggattatttatttaacaaccaaatattttatgtcaacaaacttttactaagttgaatccttaataagacCGCTAAGATATTATCCCAATAAACACCCGATGGTTACTTAATGTTGGCAAcaaactttttacttggaattTCAAATTTGAGCAATCTTAAGCTTGTTAGAAAGCTTATGATGCATAATTTACTGTGGTAAATTCTCATACGGAGGAGATTTAAGAATCATTCCCAGCTTTATTAGATTGACATTGAAATAGctttatttaatgtaatttactTCTGTAATAGAGATAAATGAAATTTGCATAACTTAAGTTTTGCACCAACCCAGGGTGGGTGGTTCCAGTGGCAATAGAATGTTCATGGAACGTAGTTTTCTCATTCAAAGTTAAATTCcttattcaaaaacaaattgaGTGTGTGGTGCATTTGCTAAGTTAGAACTTCGCTCTTCATATCAGGATTTCTGATTTTGGCAAAGCACAACTGTTCACAATTTTATCATGGTTTTTGgtgttctcttttatttttttggtgctGGTTTTATGGTGTTCTGAATTAAGAAGATTGAGCAGAACATGCATTCAATGTTTGACTAAATATCATTGGTTGTTAAAATAATTACCTCAgcttggagggaaattcaaggATGTTTTTTAGTAATGTGATCTTACCTTTATTATATGTAATGCCTTGTATAGAAAACAAATCATACTTAGTGTCTGAATTCTGTAGAAAATGTGTCCATCTCTTTTTTGGATGACATTGATCACAAAATTTTAGTTAGAATTTTGAGTTTGTCTGAATAATGACAATGTGGTGCATTCCTATATGACTGTAGGAACTAAGTTCATAATGAGTTAAAAGATGTAAAAATGAAACTTgcatataagaaaaagaaatatataaactaGAAGGAAGAAGGCAAAACCTTCTCAATGTGAACTGGTGTATTATAAGAGAACTTTTCAATATTagtgaaatattaaaatgaatgaattgaggaatatttatgaaaatattaatttaaataat contains:
- the LOC102669375 gene encoding F-box/kelch-repeat protein At3g23880 produces the protein MPNASLLPEELIAEILSWVPVKALMQFRCVSKTWNSLILHPTFVKLHLHRSSKNSHILVMYKDINAEDDKLVACVAPCSIRHLLENPSSTVDHGCHRFNANYLVSGVCNGLVCLRDSFAGHEFQEYWFRFWNPATRVMSIDSPPLRLHSSNYKTKWYHVKCALGYDDLSETYKVAVVLSDIKSQKMEVRVHCLGDTCWRKILTCLDFHFLQQCDGQFVNGTVNWLALRKLSSDYIWRYELVIFSYDMKNETYRYLLKPDGMSEVSFPEPRLGILKGYLCLSCDHGRTHFVVWLMREFGVEKSWTQLLNVSYEHLQLDQFPFPSTSMIPLCMSEDEDVMLLASYGRKEFVLVNKRDNRMDDIGGFDGKYYWPYSYDYVPSLVLPYRN
- the LOC102661597 gene encoding F-box/kelch-repeat protein At3g23880, whose protein sequence is MAKETFPIELIVEILSWLPVKPLIRFRCVSKTWKSLIFHPIMVKLHLQRSSKNPHVLLTFEDNNRNNDNCYSFAATCSIRRLLENPSSTVEDGCYQFNDKNHFVVGVCNGLVCLLNSLDRDDYEEYWVRFWNPATRTMFEDSPRLSLHWRKYKTGRNDWVCGYPRCGFGYDGLSDTYKVVIILSNVKLQRTEVRVHCVGDTRWRKTLTCPVFPFMEQLDGKFVGGTVNWLALHMSSSYYRWEDVNVNEIVIFSYDLNTQTYKYLLLPDGLSEVPHVEPILGVLKGCMCLSHEHRRTHFVVWQMMDFGVEKSWTQLLNVSYQHLQVHDFPSCPMIPLCMTENNDLFLLANNEGEEFVVYNRKDNRVQCTEGFKNGKFSFFSYDYVQSLVFPYPN